gtttttaaaatgttgtattaacATGCAACGgatttatctttatttcaaatgaatatatattctgGAAACATCTTAGTTTTGATGTTAAATGCCATAATGCTGACAGATGTAGCCCCTGTCAGTCTGCCTAAGCATAGGCTCCCCATTTCTGGGATGCCTGGAACCAAGTTCTGGTCTCCCCCGCCTCCAAATCGTCTCCCACTCCACTGCTCAGGCCATCTCTTCTAAAGTCAAAACTGGGCCAGGAGGCTTCCCTCCGTCTCCTAGATAAAGTCAGCTCTTCTGAAAACGGCCTCTGGGTTGTGGCGTTCCTGCCCTCCTCTTCACTGGTCCCTTACTGCCCATGGTTCTGCATTCCCAGCTCCAGACATCCTCATTACCCTGCAAACCCCGCGTGACAATGCGCCTTCATCTTTGTACATGTTACTCCTTCCACCCTTCCAACTCATCCTCAATCTTTAAGTTTCAGCTGGTGATCCATGTGCTCTCCCCACTAGAAGCCTTCCTTCCTGGATCTCTCTCCCCATCACCGCCACCAACACAGCAGTCCATACACACCCCCAACTGAGGACCTGACAGCCCATTTTTGTTTACATTCTACTACCCGCTGCACTAGACTCTAGGCTTGGCCAGGGGCTGGGTCTTCCCATCTCTCTATCCCAACAATCACCACCATAAACAGCACACAGTGTGTGTTggccactcagttatgtccaactcgttgcaaccactgtagcccaccaggctcctctgtccataagattttcccagcaagaatgctggagtgggttgccattcccttctccagggatcttcccaacccagggatcaaacccatgtctcctgcactggcaggcagattcttttaccactgagtcacttgggaagccccctaaaGCACACAGTGGGCACCCAATAAATGTTCTCACTCTACATGTAGGAAGTGAGAGCCTGAGGTTTCCAAGAACAAATTTCAACATTGTAAGCCATGGTTTATATTCTCCcattacataaagaaaaattgaGCCTCACAGAGACTAAGTAACATGCCTGATGCCACTTTGCCAATGACTGGATGGAACTACCATGCAAAACCATGTCTATGTCCAAAATTGGTGCTCTGAACCTCTGCACTGCCTTCTCCCCAGCAGGACCCTTCTTTCTTTGCTTACTAAGTCAGAAGTAGATAATTTCCCACAGAGAGATATAAAGCCCATGCTGATAACATCCACTATGTGAATTAAAAACTAACTTAAATAGGGCAATACACTAAGAGAACACTGGAAAGCAATGTAAAATTAGCCAAGAAAAGCGAGCAAAGGACAAAAAATCTTCTCCCACCATTGTGAAACTGGTAAGGCAACCCCCAGAGAAAAACGTTAAAAAAGTAACCCAAACTTCTAATCAAATTTACAAATCAAACATCTAATCTAATTTACTTACTTTGTAAGTAAATCTTTAACAAATCAGATTTGCTCTGCCTTTTAGAGCCAACATTCCTTGAAATTTTGAAAGCCCAGTGTGTGGAGCAGAAAAGACCAGGATTCaggtcaggagacctgagtttgaatctcagGTTTTACAacttaccagctgtgtgtgtgttttaagtaaCCTCTATGAATCTTTCAGAGAaagcactggcaccccactccagtactcttgcctggaaaatcccatggacggaggagcctggtaggctgcagtccatggggtcgcgaagagtcggacacgacccagcgacttcactttcacttttgactttcatgcattggagaaggaaatggcaacccactccagtgttcttgcctggagaatcccagggaaggtggagcctggtgggctgccgtctatggggtcgcacagcacagagtcggacacgactgacgcgacttagcagcagctatgAATCTTTCAACTGTAGCTATGAACTTGCCTGTTGTTACTGGAAAGAGTAAATGATAATGTATAAAGCACCTGAACATTctggaaaattaaaagacataattTATGTAAGAGCCTACAGCAGAGGGTTTCGCCCAGAGCAGTCACTGAAGAAACATCTGTTTCCTTGCTTTTAGGTAATTCCTCATTCCTTTCATCAAACACAGTATCACCAACACAAAACCTCTGTAATGCATAACTACACTCAAATGCATCAAATTAAAATCAAGTTCCTACTGACACAGAACTTTTCTGAAGTTTCAGATAAGCCCTGaccagcttcccttgtggctgagatggtaaagaatacgcctgcaaggCAAGAGtaccaggtccaatccctgggtcgggaagatctcctggagaagggaatgactacccactctggtattcttgcctggagaatcccatggacagagaagcctggtgggctacagcccgtggggtcacagagtcagacatgactgagtgactgacactcacTCAAACAGCTGTGAAGTTGTAGGCAACCTAAGGATTCGGTAAACTCAAGGACTAACTCCACTCAAGACCAACAGAGCTCAGAGAAAACGCATATCCCTCCAGCAGTGTCTCAGCAGGAACCCAGGGCAGATCCAAAATCTTTGAGTACTGCTGAAGTGACCAAGAAACACAGGGGTTTGCCTACAACAAGAAGCAAAGGCTCGTTCAGTCAGCTCTATAGTAAGTACAAAGCTGTGGTCAGTGGCCGTTTGGCAAGCCCTTGCCCTGTGACACACGGATACGTGTAAGCAGTGAGTAGGGATATTGGAGAGAACTGCTCATAACACATTACCATGCGGGGGAAAATGAGTTTGGAATATTTGTCAGTAAAAGTGTCAGtgctaaaaataatgaaatcctaCAGCAAGATTTCTAAGATGAAAAGTGCTTCTTCTCCAAGATACATTGGGATCCATTTGAACCTGATGATtctatcaccttttttttttaatcaccttaTTTCTATATCACATCATCAGCCTGAAAAACAGGATTTCATTCTGCACGTGGGAAATAAAATGCTGACTTACATGATGCACAGATCAGAAAggcttttcatttcaaaattacaCAACCAACTTATAGTCAAAGCAAGTGTTATTTAAAGAAACTTTATGCTAGGATTTGGGAGGCAGTTGGTGATCAATGCACAATTAAAAAGTCCCCCGTAAATCAAGGAGGaataattctattgttttcatgtATATGTATCTAGAAATACCAAACTAAGAATGTTTCTTAGCATAAACACAGCTTATCATTTAATTTAACAAAGtatcaaattaaaaattgtaTACAATGAGTTTCCCAAGTTTGACttcaaaagaagttaaaaataaacacctGAGTTTTGAAATCATGGACAATCTCAGTAGTTCAGGCATCACTGTGGTGTGCCATTCTTTCTGaaaagatttattataaaagttAAAGCATCTCTAAGCTGACCTACCTCAAGACTATCTCCAACAGGACCTAAGAATTCCTGATGTAccctgaaaagtgaaattgtcagttgtgtctgattctttgtgaccccatggactgcagcacaccaggcttctctgtccatgggattctccaggcaagaacactggagtgggttgcagtaccctcctccaggggatcctcccgacccagggatcaaacctgtggcctcCTGTGTTGGCATGCGGatgcttttccatctgagccagtaGGGGAGCCCTGAAAACACTTACAACAGCCTTTCAAAACTTCAAACCATACATGTTTCATTCCTTCAGACGGGAGTCCTTCACACAGATGACTCACAGCTGCCTTCCTTCCCTGGCACCTGGCACCCACGTCCACTCTTGACCCATAGGACAGAAGCCCGAGAAAAGCCCTACAAGGGCTGAAAACGCATGCCAGTCCCCATTTCCAAAAACAGGACTGAGGACAAACACACAGAGCCCAAGACTAGCCTGTGAAATGTTTCTAAAACTCAGAAAGTTTCTTCATGCCCTAGGCAAAAATTACATACAAGATTAATGTCTAtggctgattccctttgctgtccacctgaaactatcacaacattgttaaccagctatactccaataaaaaattaaaagtttaaaataaatatatatacacatgcttaatgaaaaataatcctTGAACTGCATGTGAATTCCTGTTTAAATGGAACACCCAAATATCTGCCAAGTACCGTaaaaaaaatgttgccttttCACCATATGAAATACAGTGGGTTTTATTTTAGTACCAGGGACCAATATGTTAGGACAGCAGGAGACCTCGGACAGCTACTAGCCCAATCCTTTCATCTCTGTGTCTCAAAATACTGCTCGGCCCAAGTCACATTAGCTGATCAGAGGCAGCATCCGGAATCCTCCTGTTCACCAGAGGGGGCTCCCTGCCCGGAGTGGCTTCCTCAGAGGAACCTAGGAACTATTTTCATCTTAACACTGTTTACCAGCACTGCTGAGACATTTCTCAACTATGGTCCGATACAGCTCAAAGTtcataaaaaatgttttgtttttttttttaataaatgtaaaatgcaatcAGATATCTAACTTCAAACAACTAATTACACGAAAACATTAAAGTAACTTGTCCTTTCAGCTTACTATTAAAAGGAATATTGATGCTCAATATAAAGTActgaaattgagatttttttccaaTATGCATATAACCAATGAATACCCTAAAATGTACTAAGAATTAATGAATAATACTGCAATACCTGAAAGCAAATCTGCACGCAGAGTTCAGCAATATTATTCACTATTAAAGGGGAAATAATTGCTAATCCATCCCGCTGTTTTAACCACCATTTCCTGAAGCAGGCAGAAATTTCACTTACCAAAAACAGAGAACCAAAGTCAGAGGTCTCgttcaggatttccttttttagcTCCTGTTTTGCCACTGATGTCCCACTTTCTTCTTCACCCTTCTTTTCAGGGCTAATCCTATCGATGTTGGAAGTATAGGGCACTTCCAAGCGTTCTGTGCTTTCCATTTTCACAGGGAGCTCATCTTTGATCTGAAAAACCGCAGCCACGGATCCAGTCTCACATGCTGGATTGGAAGAACTTGCTTTGTCAACATCTTCCTGATTCGATTTCATGGCAGATGTTGTTCTTGGATGCTTCTTGTGTGAAGCATTTTTAGAATGAGTTGTAACATGCACAGCCTGGCTCGTAATGAGTTTATTAAATTGCTGCTTATGCGTCTTGTTAATTGGAATTTCTGCTTTGGGGTCTGCATTCAAGTCATATGTTGCTGTTTTGCTTAAACCTGTTGACTGTCTTGAGGAAGACACTGACGAGGGAGATGAGGCACCAGTTAACTGAGGTCTGGGTGCAGCCTTTGATAGAGCAGGGTCCTTTGGCTGCAACACGGGTCTGGATACAACTTTTGCTTTAACGTTCTTGAAGTTTGGTCTTGGGTAACTTATAATTTTGGTTTTTCTAACTTTGCTGCCTAGGGGGTTATTTGCTTTGGTTGTTGATTTTCCTAGGTTAAGTTTTGACACAATCATTGGTGCCGCCTTCAGATTTGGTAAACATTGGAGCTCTCGATTACTTGTCTGCAATTTGCTACATTTCTCCACGCCTTCAACAGGTGAGACAGAAAACGTTGTGTTCATCGGTTCAAGGATTGGCGTGGACATGCAAATTCTGTTATTTGTACTGATGACCATATCATCTGCATTCCAAGTCAGCTcaagtagtgatgcttccttttGTCCTGGCGGGCTATTTGGTATCAGTTCTATGGTACAATTTTGGGTTCCCAAATGCTTTTCATTGGAGGCAGTTGGTGTGTCTTTAGTCACAGTGACTTGGTGTTTTGGGCCCAGCACTTGGGTTTTGCTTTTACTAACAGCTGGCACCAGTAAAAGGCATTCATCATCTATAGGACAATTGGACACTGTTTCTCTAACGTTTTGGCCCATTTCCTTTTGCCCATATGAGCTCTGTGAATGTGTCTCCCTATTTGGTTCATCTTTAGATGAACAAAAGAACTCTTGTAACACAGACCCACTGGGAACATCCATGCCATCAGAAACTTGTGTTAGAGCTTGTGTCTCCTTTTCTCTGCCTCGTCTCCGCTGTGCTCCATCTGGGTACTCACTGGCATCCTTTTCCGAAGAATGGTGACACTGATTTTCAGTCTCTGGAACAACAACATCAATTTGCATCACCATGTCAGAAAACACTGTGTAAGCTGTGTCCTGGGCCTGTGATGCCACAGCTTGAGAATTTTCAAAGCTCTCTCGATCACAACTTGTTTCTCTCACATGTATCTTATCAGAATGGGGAGGTGGAAGAATGGAACAGGATAAAGATGTATTTATACTTCTCGTGTTGGTTGACTGCAGGCTTGCAGTGGTAGGCAaagactgactttttccagtggtATCATGTGTTAAGAAGGTACAGTTAACATTATCCACTTTTATGTCAAAAGTCTGGTTGAGCAGCAAGGCAGTAGGATTGTCTGTACAGTTCAAATCATCATTGTTAGTTTTCCATACAAAAGTTAGAGATGTCTCAACACTCTGGTTCAATGATCCTAGGGAATGACAACTACTATGCAAATGTTTAGGTTCTGCTGTATTTACAACATGTGCAAAAGATGGACACGTGGAATCCATGTGCACCTCTAACGCCTCCTGCCTGATTAAATTACTTGAAGATGTTTGGTGATCATGTACTTCAACACACTGAGGGGTTAAAGAAATTTTTTCGCCAATGTCCACATCAGAGCCAGTTTCATAATCAACCACCATGCCATCTGGGCTGGCCAAATGCCAACTCACATTATTGGTTGAAGCGTTTTGGGTAGATGGTGATTTTTGGTTGCATGCAtatgtgtttccatttttatcacAGATAAATAAGGATTGCAGTTCATCTTCTGTCTTGCCATCTGAATTATCATCATTCATCCTGAGTATTAACTTTAAACCTCTgccgttttctttcttttttaactcctTTCAAATGAGAGGGAAGGAAAATTTGTCTTCGGTTTTTCAGCACAGTTGAAATGGTTTGTTGtttcctggaagaaataaaatgtttcacaCTCAAGTGAACATTAGAAAAATCAACAAGTCATTACTTGATTAATTTCAACTGCCTTATTTTTACAATTAGAACCTACAACTAAGGACATAGGTAATTAAGATATTAGCTACAGACTCAACCTCTTTTCAAACACACTTTTTCATTTGAGGAAATGGGCAAAACAGCAAGATGCTGTTAAAACTGTGCCCTCCCTAACTCATCGCAGTAGAGAAGGATGCCAAATCTGACAACAggtattctttctttttggttgaCAGAGTTGCCCACTGGTTCTAATTTGCCTAGGATGGTACCAATTTATGCTTATTGTCCCAACATAATTAGAAAGAATgcccttttcactttcagaaggGTCCCCTACTGTCTCCTTGGAGGGTGATTACCAGATAGACTAGGcaggcacagcaaaaaaaaagctgaatataGATGAAGACTGATGGCGTCAGCATTTTCTTTCCCCCTGTTTTCACTGTGTATCTCAAACATACTGCActtcaaaattgaaaacaaaagccATTACTCTTCATACTTAAAGTGGTACTCTATTGGAAGTACCAAAAAATGTTAAACTGAGTTTACTGTATGTCATAGCAAATCTACTCTGGCatatccattaaaaagaaaaacttatgtCCAAAAATTTATACACAAAAGAACATGATTTGTAATagaaacattattcacaatagccctaAAGTGAAAGCAAGCCACAGGTCTACTAACTGGTAAACAGATAACAAAATGTTATATATCCAggcaaagaaatatatttttcagcaAGAGAAAGGAATGGAGTATTGATtggtacatgctacaacatggaatCAACgttgacttaaaatattaaaaataatagtataagcaaaaattacaaagtataagaagccagtcataaaagacTACATATGATGTGACCCTATTTCCATGACATGTCcggaataggcaaatctatagaaagCAGATGAGTGGTTTTCTAGGGCTAagaaggggcaggagggaagagaATGAGGAGTGGCTGCTAACTGGCCTGTTTCTTTTTGAAAGTAATGAAAATGCTACAAACATTAAGACTGTGGTGATGCCCACAAAGGGCTCTAAATACACTAAAACAATtcaattgtacacttaaaaaaattattaaaaatgaccCAGGAAAGCTTTCAAATTCAAGGATTTTGTAAATAACTAAAACCTTATCACGCTTTTGGTTAAACTGAAGTGCTTAAGAAAGGCCCAAATATTTAAGCTAAGACTACAAATAAGTCACACAGATATACATTTGTTTGAACTGACTTGCTCATCTAGGTACTGTCAATTGGATATCATGGTGCTgttctgaagaaataaaatatccatcAGGGGAAAACAATGACATTCTGTAACctagaaaattataaattaagaGTAGATCTCATTTTTCTAACTTTCAATCTTT
The DNA window shown above is from Odocoileus virginianus isolate 20LAN1187 ecotype Illinois chromosome 32, Ovbor_1.2, whole genome shotgun sequence and carries:
- the MTUS1 gene encoding microtubule-associated tumor suppressor 1 isoform X1; the encoded protein is MNDDNSDGKTEDELQSLFICDKNGNTYACNQKSPSTQNASTNNVSWHLASPDGMVVDYETGSDVDIGEKISLTPQCVEVHDHQTSSSNLIRQEALEVHMDSTCPSFAHVVNTAEPKHLHSSCHSLGSLNQSVETSLTFVWKTNNDDLNCTDNPTALLLNQTFDIKVDNVNCTFLTHDTTGKSQSLPTTASLQSTNTRSINTSLSCSILPPPHSDKIHVRETSCDRESFENSQAVASQAQDTAYTVFSDMVMQIDVVVPETENQCHHSSEKDASEYPDGAQRRRGREKETQALTQVSDGMDVPSGSVLQEFFCSSKDEPNRETHSQSSYGQKEMGQNVRETVSNCPIDDECLLLVPAVSKSKTQVLGPKHQVTVTKDTPTASNEKHLGTQNCTIELIPNSPPGQKEASLLELTWNADDMVISTNNRICMSTPILEPMNTTFSVSPVEGVEKCSKLQTSNRELQCLPNLKAAPMIVSKLNLGKSTTKANNPLGSKVRKTKIISYPRPNFKNVKAKVVSRPVLQPKDPALSKAAPRPQLTGASSPSSVSSSRQSTGLSKTATYDLNADPKAEIPINKTHKQQFNKLITSQAVHVTTHSKNASHKKHPRTTSAMKSNQEDVDKASSSNPACETGSVAAVFQIKDELPVKMESTERLEVPYTSNIDRISPEKKGEEESGTSVAKQELKKEILNETSDFGSLFLDSASKPAGVSGGKPATPSSSILRKTPGLKAKVGPSVSCLWRNSDSRNLASDRAVSPQRIRRVSSSGKPASLKTAQPSRVHLPRLLPRPKASVKNPALRRTESTSSVASIHSELSAYSNNSGNAAVIKYEEKPPKPAFQNGSSAPLYLKPLVPRGHTHFLKTPPKDPSRKSLFTALNTVEKGRQKSPRSLCIQTQTSPDVLSSEKALELAQYKSKCAKQSGIILQLKQLLSLGNTKFEALTVVAQHVLSEREEALKQNKTLSQELVNLRGELVTVSTTCEKLEKARNELQIAYEGFVQKLNQQHQTDLTELENRLKEFYTGECEKLQNIYIEEAEKYKTQLQEQFDNLNATHETSKLKIEASHSEKIELLKKAYETSLSEIKKSHEMEKKSLEDLLYEKQESLEKQISDLKSENDALNEKLKSEEQKRISREKANLKNPQIMYLEQELESLKAVLEIKNEKLHQQDVKLMKMEKLVDNNTALVDKLKRFQQENEELKARMDKHMAISRQLSTEQAVLQESLEKESKVNKRLSMENEELLWKLHNGNLCSPKRSPTAPATPFQSPRHSGSFPSPSPSPSYPDDLPGSHRQTDGLSAGLTPPATAHHPP